DNA sequence from the Cyprinus carpio isolate SPL01 chromosome B13, ASM1834038v1, whole genome shotgun sequence genome:
tttatatggacgGTAGATGGCGAAATTTATCataaagtaatataaacagaCTGCAGCATAACACGAATAAGGACTATCGCTTATTAATATCCACATTTTAGGTAAGACCTAATCGCTAATCGAGTATTTCTACAGATTATGTATTAAGTCtatataaagtgtatttttttagatgtgttttatATGGGTTGAATTAAGATTAGAGTCTTGAGCCAAGTGAGATGCTGTAATCTCAAACCTCTCTCAGCTGCATCCCAATTTTTAACAGCGAAATTTACTGGgttgcataaatattaaatcagaTGTAAATTTAAAAGAAGGAAATAACTAATTATGTAAGAATATGCATTGTGTTTTATCTGACAGCAGGACCATGGGGGGCCATGATGCTGGGAGCCAACACCAGTTCACAGGCATTGcgaaatattttaattcatacacCATTACAGAAGGAAGGAATGTGAGTATTTATTAATTAGTGCATAGCAGATAATTGATACAGCTGTATGTTCAATATCCTCCATATAGTCTAACTCTTCTCTGGAAATTGCTGTATTTTGAAACCACCAGTTGCCTTAAACAGATCTGTAAACTACTGTATATGTAGTGGTGGTTTGAAAACAAAGTCCAGTTATGTTTTTATGTCACTGCTAGCATACATagcatacttaaaaaatattttggttccAGTGTGTTCTGGCCACTTACGCTGGCATTGCTGTCATTTTTCTGTACTTCAAACTGAAACCTAAGAAAAAGAAGGCAGTTGCTGCAAAGTGATCATGAAAATTATTTGTGAGTAGCCAAatacaattacacacacatacatataattacaaattatatatacatacacattacaCATACTCATTTTTGTAAACAAGCAGCTTGCTTGTATGATTTGTtatgttaataattataaataatataatgtgtccattacaaaagttttttttttaaatttgtttctcTCCAGGTTctttactgttgttattattatgcagtgcatatctttataaaaaaagcaatatctgaatgttaaacaaagtaaaagcaacaacaactctgttacactgtttttgtttttgccttgttttgcattttatgaaatctgaaacatatttcagattatttaaatctgttaatATGTACATTGCATCAAACGAATATGCAATacttatagaaaaaaaagaaaacaatgtgcatatgtaatataaattattttatattacatttatattattatagattcTTTTGTCTAACTGACTAGCTACAATAAGACGTTGCTTCATTGACCAGTTAAGATTAAACATAGctagaaggggaaaaaaaggttcAAATAGGCATGAAATTACAAGCACCTTGCTTGACCTAATTACAGTGACTAGCCTCATCTCACCAGATGCCCTGTTTTGATGGTGTTGGTGGGGTGGGGGTTAAATTTTCATCTTCTGTGGGGGTGTGGGAGTGTTTACACAATATGCCTCACTTTTCTGAATGACCTCATTGGTCAATGTGATTTTTCTatcaatttgatcaaaaaatatctttaaatgtcTGTGTTTGAAATCTGCAAACCTCAAACTGTTCTCCAGATAGAAGTGAAACTTAGCTTAGCATTGTCTTCTTCTCAGTGGTTGTTTGTTTGATAGGttattaaatgaacacaacaGTATATACTCGTAGCTCAGAGGTCATATGAATGAATTTGGGAAGAGCATActgataaaattaataatattagttttcATCAGCAGTATTGATGCAGACTCATTCTGTTTTAGGCCTGTGGTTTGGCTGTTAAGTAGGAGATTAATCATCGCAATAGATTGTCAAACACTTTTCCTTGTGTTTGGaggattacatttgatttttaagtacattttctcCTCTGGAATCAATGGAAACGTCTTCACGCTTTAAGTGAAAATCAGATTTACTAAATCCTGGCTTAAGCTGTTAAACTGATAATAGATCTTCTCACTTTCCCCTCTTCAAGACTGAGTAAATCTTTAATCTGCTCAACACTGTCTCAAAGTTACAGGACTAGCTTGTAACATATGGCCTTTTTGCATAGGACAGCCTCCGTCTCCAGACAAGCCCATCATGTGAATGAGTGAAAAACAAGGCTGTTCTACATGTCTGGACCAAGCCCTTTAAACAAGACAAGCAGCAGCTGGCCAGCCATGCCAATCTGCAATCAATGAAATCAAACCAGTGGATTGGGCTTATATGCCCAACTGAACAGCAAAATTACTCGTCCAATGCAAAATGACTTGACAGCATGAGCTTATAGGGCTTGAACCATAGTCAGCTGGGACATGAATTATGTACAAGATCTTTTGTACACAAAACTGTCACAAAAGTGATGTACTGATATATGTATTTagaacatatatttagcataGAATGCTACTTTATGCTTGTAGGAAAACACTGAAAGAGAAAtacttaatgtatttaatttatataatataaatgttataattaatattatattgtgcatttcatttttatttatactggataaagctgcataatatttttttgttaaattaatgtaaaaacattaaatatgtctttaatattaattaagaaaaatCTTCCCACTGAACCATTTAATGTAGCAATGATGATGAGTTTATTGCTCAACAGGCTTTTGGGTGAAACTGTGACTCTGCCCGTTTTATTTGATTCGCATTGGACAGATTGAGATAGACAGCTTGTCGAAGACTTCTGTCTGTCTCAGTCCCACTGAAACacttaaatcaattatttattgtcctagaaatgtttttcatatgGTATTGTCATCAGTTTATTTCAGTAGTTTAAAATCCAAAATACTAAACtaaacattcaaattaaatttttagtttaagtttatatatagACGTTTATATGTAATATAGGTTTTAGTATATTAACTTATATATtcaatttgttaaaatttttttattatcatttaatattaaattaacttaaatattaaattagctaaatataatattatgcatatgcttaaatgtaattgtaatatgaccataaatataagtatttaatGTCTAActtacattattaatttatagtataaaatataataatatatttttaatataatttaataaaaatctatctatctatctatctatctatctatctaatttaaatataatcattatataatattttaacatcacTATTTATTACAACTAATATACAGTATTCATTTATAGGaactaaaaatattacattatttattcatattaatgattatattaaaatgcTTATTATCATAAGTCTTcataagacataaaaataaatacatattttgggAGCTAGAATCTAATGGCAAAATCAAATTGATTCCATACAGGTAATTACTTGCAAACAATGCTCTTGTCTAAGAGATACAAAGACGTCATGTTAGCTTAAAGATGCATGCACTTTTAATTAGGTAAATGTCCTTGTCATCCACCCCTGGTTGATGCAGTGGCCCTGGCCAGATGGTAAGTTATCTATGTTTGTAACGCATGGTTTCAGTGATAGACCAGCCAAAGTTAATTGGAATGTCATTAAAGTTTGAGTTAATGGGGGTTGGGCTGGGGAGCTAGTTTGAGTGCTCTAGTCCTGCTGTTGGATTTGTgtgtttcattaataataatggaTGTTTGGATGAAGCAATAAGGGTGGGGCTCCACCTGCTGCCACCTGTTAATACTCTATATAAGCATCAGTCATCCTTATGGCAGACCAGAAGCACTACTATCTGGATTTACTTCACTATACGGACAACAAGCGGAACATTGCATTTGAGGAAATTTTCAGCCTCAGAGGATCCATTTACGAGACCACCGTTGGCCTTTGAGGACCTTTGGCCCAGGAGTCATGAAGCCCCGCAGCCCGAGCTGTGCAGATTCAGGGTCGGAGTCGGACTCCAGAGACCCAGAGAAGTTTGAGAGTGTCATGCGGCGGAGGATGGCAGCCAACGCTCGAGAGAGGAAGAGGATGCAGGGCCTGAACACCGCATTCGACCGCCTCCGCAAAGTGGTTCCTCAGTGGGGTCAGGACAAGAAACTCTCCAAATATGAGACGCTGCAGATGGCCCTGAGCTACATTATGGCCCTCAACCGAATCCTGACTGATGCCAGCAGACACGCAGCTCCTCAGAAAGACTGGCTGAATCTACAGTTTGACGACCTACAGCCAGAGACCTATTCTTGCTTTATGTGCTACAACTCCCCTGTGGAAAATGACTGTATGCACTCCTCCTTCTCCTATCACTACGAAAGCCTCTAAGCTCTCACTGACTGATAAGCAATGGTGCGTTCACTTGTATCTTTCTTAACATAGATACAGCAGtcagtaaatgtgtttgtatTACTGTgtaatatttgatgtttttggtTCTGGAAATCAAATGATTAGCTTTATTAGAGTCAGACTCATTCTAGGAGTAGAGTTGCTTTAATTGTTGCAAAAAAGACCATGTTTTCTGTGCAACTGTAGAAATTCTTTCATCAGACGTTGTAAATGATGACtccataaaatcacatttgtaaaTTCATCTTTAAGTCAGATGTTTGAATTTTGTCATTGCTTTGTATCAAATCTTTGTGTTATAGTGTGTTCAATCAAAGCTGCAAAAGCATTCAAAAAATACACTGATCTTATTTTGCCAAAATGGCATCCTAAATtgttgttccatttttttttttttatattgttatttggtactaaaaaagggaaaagaatATAGCAGCTACAATGTTTTGTACAGTAGGTGAAGTGTTTTGAGCTGTAGTTTATCCTGTGATTaaacatgtatttgtttataatgCAGTTAATCggtacaaaaataaacacatagaCTTTTGAGTCGgtttaatttttactttgttttaaacatttctttcaaatgttttacatattaaatattaatttattaattctttttaaataattgtataaaaaagtattttataaaaacaatctgactgtaaaatatgaaaataaaacgcATTTTACCTTTTACCACACTTTTACCCTTTTAATTTTAGCGgagtaacacacacatatatatatatatatatatatatatatatatatatatatatatatatatatgaagagtgaAAGAAATCATGTTTTTGATCCTGTATTCCAATTAATATCAATCCAACTGCAgctgggttgttttgattaaataataataactcaacaaaatgcacaataaaacaataaaaacatgatagcacaataaaaacatgatttatgaaaattaataaaaactgagttatctgtttttgcaaataaactcttcaaataaactcttcatatatctATGAgttacacttttatttatattctacaCTGTAatctacagaaagaaagaaaaagcatcTTTAATGATATGCACATATTTCCCTCAATTTTGCAGCAGATTTGctataaaatcagatttttttaagaGGCCAAATCTCTCTAGTGCGCAGACTAGACAGATAAACACATTTCTGATAAACAGAGGTGAAGGCCTCTGTGTCCCAAGATAAGACAGCACCAAACAAATGTCAGTTTAGTGAAGGTAGcctataaataatgtttaaaggaCTGAATGACGTCACGGTTGAATTGCGCTGTTTACAAAGCCACTTTATAAGAGGAaagaaaattagattaaattttctattaaaataatcaaatattccaatcattttattttggtttgcctcatattttaaatcaacaaaaGGTCCAGCATTCAGAGTTTAAGATCACCAGGGGAAAGAAGACAACTACATGTTTAGACAGAGAGGTTCAAACTTGACCAGGGCAGTCCTCAGTTGCTGTCCAATGACTGTGTATAACGTGTCTGTTCAGTGCTAATGAGGCGTGAACGGCTAGTGCTCGACCGAAAGCGTGTAAGCTACATGAAGCTAGAAACACCCATCTTAATCCGTTTATCCTCAGCTGTCATTATGACCGATCCTCCTGTCATGATCACTGTCAACTAATCTCAGTTTGTTACTAATATAGGCCGCTTAAGGTCAAGACATCGTTAATTTTATTTCCAACAAAAATCCTTCATCGTGCAACCATTATAAATCTCGCAAATATTAACTTTTGAATGAGAAACAATTCCCATGGTACTCTACTCTCACGTTTCCTTGCCATTTATAAACTCCCCACGGGGGGTGCTGGGGAGCTTGGAAAATTTTATAgtctcaaatgaaaaaataaaaataaatactgcagcTATTTTTATATCTCCCCTATTTGCAAAAAGCGTATCTTTAGATTAACAGTCTTTGTCTTTACAGCAGatactttaaatgaatatttttagtgattcacaaataaatgataggctattttaattcaatttgtaacATTAATCTTAAtctatataggcctatatatttcttatattccAATGCTGAGTAAATATTAGGCTACAGATACAGAATAAACAGACACTGTTAACAGGGTTGTCAACACACGCTGTCTCGCGCTCTCACGCTGCCAGTGTAAATCTCACGCCAAATTGACAACCCCGCAACTTGAATCAGTCTCAccttttttgtaagttttaatacGAAATTTTAATCAGCTTAATGTGGCGCTTCAGTTAAAGCCAAAGCCACTGAAACAGAGTTGCGACAAACTTTGATCTTCGCGGTCACGTTGTTGATGGAGCTCTACAAACAAACCAGCACTGACAATACATTTGAATTGATTTAAGCATAATAAACAGCTTCATTATACAGGTATTTGCAGTAATTTTTGGTAAACATTACagcatattatgcatttattattatgtcaATGATATTTACGGTATTATTTTATTCTGGAGAGTGATGAGAGATTAATatgtttttcttgtatttaacCCTCAGGTATTGCTTACTTATAATGTGACCATACAGCTTAActcttttttttagttaaataaatgttctttattttagttcaataatatttatttaatattttaaggagATCTTTTGGTACTAACTACcatttgtgcaataattatggtccattaatgacttaaaatatttttttctagtatttCTATTACTGATATTACAATTAATGTAGTATTTAAGCTTAAAATAGAGAAAGGGGTTTAAATTCCAATGCAAAGAGGCTAATTAGAGTCATTTTGTGGTcagcaaaaaacattttcatttgtaataatgCCATGGTTAATCCACTATAGGTACCTGTGTGGCTCTTTTCAGTCACAGAAATTTTTAGTCATGATTAAacactagatttttaaatgtgaaatttaaaatgtaatacttacatccttttttttttaatgatagcctagacacccccccccccacccccttttcccGGTAATAATTTAATTACCATTTCTGTGCATCTTTATTATGAAGGTATTGATCTCTGTTTCAGTATGTCTATAACAATGTGACGCAAATTCAAATTGTCAATAGCGCTGTTCTAGAATCTCTAGCTTGTGTCTCAGTTTCCTTAATGGCAGGATTGTGTTTTTAATGGATCTGTGAACAAAAGACGAGCCCCTCCTTCCGCTTTGCTCTATTTTAGAGGATTCAACAGGAAAGGTATAAATACAGGTGGAGACTCTCCTCAGCCAAAAGCTGCACTTGAGCAATTCCTGTTAAATCCACCTCTCCATTTACCACAATGCAAAACCTCAATAACCGGGCAGAGAATCAGCTGGGCAGCACAGTGGCATGTGAGATGGAAAACTTTGGGAAAGGAGGCTGGGTGAATCAGGCTTACAGTGGCTCTCCTGCACCCATCAGACACCCCATCAGCACCGTCTACAACCCTCAGCCCATGTTCCACAGCTCTTTGGAGAACATGAACCCGCTGAATCTGCCTAACCCTTATCTGGCTGAGGATAAAGTGCGAACAAACCCCTCAGACGAGAAGAAGTCTGGATGCTGCTCTTTTCTCTTGAGAGCCGTCAAAGGTGACACAAGAACCATGCATTTTCAGTTTTCCATTATATGTTTTACTTCAGCTTTAaactttttatgatttattttattatagtaaataatacttaatctatattattatttaaagttagtaacaaataaataaatatattttaaaaagggtttgttttgctttggtagGACTGTGGGGAACAGCTCTAAGAAAGGACACAAAGGAGAATCCTGAGCTCAATGTCAAAGCAAATCTCAAAGAACTGCTCATCTACATTGTTTTCCTAGTGGATTTGTGCCTGTGTAAGtatcattttgattatttgatatatttctaGACCTGCGTTCGCTGTTTGAAACCACTGTATGGATTATTGATAATGGATACATATAGAACTGTGAATATTTAGATCagatataaaacatgaataaatataaaattgttattgtgttattagcttgttcttttgtctttttgaTTGCACTGTATGTGATCCCATGGCTTTCCATTATATTGCGCTCCATTATGATCCAGAGATGTGTATCAGCCTAAGTGCTTGTTATAAAATGTCCCCTGCTCCCCTGTGTTAAAACACTGCATTGTTCAATGGAAAATTAGGCCTGAAAGGAACACAAGCGGGACCCTGCTGATAAGAGCTCAGGTCAGGCAATTGCGGCTTTGTCTGTGCTGGAGTCACATTGTTGAAGGGGGTTATTTGTGTACTCAAACAAACAACCCTCTGCAGCTTTCATGACGTGAGCACCGCTAATGGATCAAACTTGAATGAATTGATGTCTTTTATCCGTGCGATGGTGAATGGTGTAGCACGTCTGTGCAAAGCTCAATAAGTGATGTGATTGTTGACTGACTGTAATCCTGTTCTCATGCAGTGACCTATGGTATGACCAGCAGCGCCACCTACTATTACACGAAAGCTATGACCGATCTCTTTGTAAACTTACCGGGTGACAGTGGAATCAGCTTTTCCTCAATTAGCACCATGAATGATGTCTGGACAGTGAGTTTTAACAGCTTGTCCTATTCAGATGGGAATGAAAATCaggattttaaagtatatttatctatataagtattaaatcattttaataatacatttttcctgGTAATTTTTTAAGTGCAATTTATTCCAACAAAAACTCCACATTTAGATGTTGCTAATATTGtttatgatattattatgtaattaataaatatatgtaattcattaataattcatatttaatgctttaaatatatttgttttaagtatcagatacatttaatatttatttaaactatacAAATTTTTGTCTTTGCCTGGACATATTGGCTCATTCTTATGgttattactaaaattaaatgaattaaatgaaattaaaaccataaaaatgttaactgagaaaaaaaaaacacttttaataaagttagttgcatttctgattttaatttagtttatgtacatataaactccaaaaactactaaaaatatatatattaaaaaaaattttttttataaaaaaatataaaaaactatgaTAATATAgcttttatcaatattttgaaaccattttaattttgttgtgcgtttttggtatttttagtagtagcttaaaaaaattatggcaaaataacttttatgttttgGGAGTTACTGATATTCTTTATATAggctaataatatattatataaaaatgtatactattttatgtaaatcatgtattatttatgtaagttttgttatttgttttttttatttatataacatttgtgtagttttaagtgtgtttatttagtattaaaaacatcatcataatGCTTTTCTATTCATGGGACAGATCCAGTACAGCATCACAGTCCCTCTGACTATCATTTTTGATCTTCTTTGCAGTACATGGAGAACCCGTTACTTGACAGCCTGTACTGGACAAAGTGGTATAACGATGAGCCTCTTCCAAATGAAAATCAATCCTTCATTTACTACGAGAACATGTTGTTAGGAGTCCCTCGCATTCGACAGCTCAAAGTGAAAAACAACTCCTGCAACGTGCATAAAGACTTCCAGCAGGAGATTGCAGAGTGTTTTGATGTGTACAGTGACAAGAAAGAGGAAAACAGCGCATTTGGACTGATCAACGGAACAGCGTGAGTGACATTTATGATAAGCAACAGTCATATTTCTCTCTTCAGGggttgaaatgtgtttatttattgaataaaatctCATTATTCTTCAGCTGGCAGTACCACTCAGAAAAAGAGATCAAAGGGTCGAGTCACTGGGGGTTACTGACCACATACAGCGGAGCGGGATATTATCAAGACCTGGCGAAGACCAAAGAAGACAGCGCTGCTATCCTGATGGACCTCAAAGACAACCTGTGGCTCAATCGTGGAACTCGGGTTCTTTTCATTGACTTCACTGCATACAATGCCAACATCAATCTCTTCTGCGTTTTGAGGTACTTGACATCAATATGTTTTGCTCTTGTTCTGCATGACCAAATGTATATACTTGCTCTGGTTCGCAAGGTTAGtcaataattatatttctacatCTGTTATTTAACATAAACTGTCATTTTCAATGTACAAGGCAGGCCAAAAATACTTTATCCCTGATTACCTtggattatttcatttaattaattattacatttactacTATATTTGgaataaaccaataaatattaaaataacataaaatagtaATCtgatgtaatgcattattttattgcattacacgtgtttaaaataaacataataaacaattGTCTTCTTCTTCGTTTAGATTAGTGGTTGAATTTCCAGCTACCGGTGGAGCGATTCCATCCTACCAGATCCGTACTGTAAAGCTGATTCGTTACGTCACCACGTGGGATTTCTTCATCATCGGCTGCGAGATCTTGTTCTGCGTCTTCATACTCTATTACACTGTGGAGGAGATTCTGGAATTCCGAATCCACAGACTATCCCATTTCAACAGCATCTGGAACATACTAGATATAGTGGTTATACTGGTAGGAGGAAAACATCATATCAGTATCAAATATTCTGgccataataatcaataaatcatCATATGCAGACtctaacagtgttttttttaacagcttgCTGTGGTTGCAATAGTCTTCAGTGTGTTTCGGACCATCAAAGTGGATGAGTTACTTGGAAACCTTCTAGAACAACCCAACATTTATGCTGATTTTGAGTTTCTGGCATTCTGGCAAACTCAATACAACAACATGAATGCAGTCAATTTGTTTTTTGCTTGGATTAAGGTAATTAAACACTCATACTGTAAGGTGAAATTTCAAATATAGTATTAAAGTGAGCCATTTTGATATGTTGATGGCTTCAATATTCGCAGATCTTCAAGTACATCAGTTTCAATAAGACGATGACCCAGCTTACATCCACTCTGGCTCGCTGCGCATTAGACATCTTCGGATTCGCCATTATGTTCTTCATTGTGTTCTTTGCATATGCTCAGCTGGGTTACCTGCTCTTTGGAATGGAAgttgaaacattcagcacatttaacAAGTGCATGTAAGCgtgaaacatacaaaacatttgtttatgatgtttttgtttattgggACATTCAGAATCTTTATTTCTCCTCTCTGCAGTTTCACACAATTTCGAATCATCCTCGGAGATTTCAATTATGATGCCATTGACACGGCAAACAGAGTACTTGGACCGATATACTTTTTCTCCTATGTGTTCTTTGTCTTCTTTGTGTTACTGGTAAGTTCTTTATGTGCATGTGACGGAGTAATTGTTTGTGCCTGTTTATCAATTAACCTGATaagttgaattgaattgaacagaaCATGTTTCTGGCCATCATCAATGACACATACTCTGAGGTGAAGTCAGAACTCGCTTCTCAGAAAGATGAGTTCCAGATTGCGGATCTCATCAAACAGGTGAGTCATCCCAGCGCATGCATCTACACACCTGCTAAACTTATGTTTGGAAAGCTGTGTAACCACTACAAAAACCAACACTGTTGTGATTTGGCTGTTTGAATGCATGTGGAAAATGATGCTTTAATTTCAGAGTTATGAGAAAACCGTCATGAAACTGAAACTTAAAAAGGAAAAGATTTCTGATGTTCAGAAAACCCTGGATTCAGGTTCGAGTGAGCTGCAGTTTAAAGATTTCAGGGATGCTTTGAAAGAGTAAGTCTCTGGTGAAACACTAACACGTTCACTTATAGTAGCAACAAGGGTGTGGAAGAACTCATGTATTCTGGTTGTGTCCCACATTTCAGAATGGGTCATGCTGACCATGAGATCTCAGCCACTTTCTCCAGATTTGACCAAGATGGGAACCAGACTTTGGACAAGCAGGAGCAGGAAAGAATGAAACAAGAGCTGGAGGAAAAAAGggtgtgtttggtttttatttcacTTGGGCTGATTTGGCAAGTTCATGTTCCTTCAATGTGACATTCAGCTAATAT
Encoded proteins:
- the LOC109092135 gene encoding polycystic kidney disease 2-like 1 protein, whose translation is MQNLNNRAENQLGSTVACEMENFGKGGWVNQAYSGSPAPIRHPISTVYNPQPMFHSSLENMNPLNLPNPYLAEDKVRTNPSDEKKSGCCSFLLRAVKGLWGTALRKDTKENPELNVKANLKELLIYIVFLVDLCLLTYGMTSSATYYYTKAMTDLFVNLPGDSGISFSSISTMNDVWTYMENPLLDSLYWTKWYNDEPLPNENQSFIYYENMLLGVPRIRQLKVKNNSCNVHKDFQQEIAECFDVYSDKKEENSAFGLINGTAWQYHSEKEIKGSSHWGLLTTYSGAGYYQDLAKTKEDSAAILMDLKDNLWLNRGTRVLFIDFTAYNANINLFCVLRLVVEFPATGGAIPSYQIRTVKLIRYVTTWDFFIIGCEILFCVFILYYTVEEILEFRIHRLSHFNSIWNILDIVVILLAVVAIVFSVFRTIKVDELLGNLLEQPNIYADFEFLAFWQTQYNNMNAVNLFFAWIKIFKYISFNKTMTQLTSTLARCALDIFGFAIMFFIVFFAYAQLGYLLFGMEVETFSTFNKCIFTQFRIILGDFNYDAIDTANRVLGPIYFFSYVFFVFFVLLNMFLAIINDTYSEVKSELASQKDEFQIADLIKQSYEKTVMKLKLKKEKISDVQKTLDSGSSELQFKDFRDALKEMGHADHEISATFSRFDQDGNQTLDKQEQERMKQELEEKRDALSEELRNLENSVESAEDHREKTVPPEVFQRLAHKVAQLENAVITILSKLDVIMEKVRLQTFNTDNKDMDRQPTRDDESRPASGGNIQVNLERALAQGPASWSSAGPMGNVRNRLYPDVGWPVVTENSSSARH
- the LOC109092161 gene encoding protein atonal homolog 7 translates to MKPRSPSCADSGSESDSRDPEKFESVMRRRMAANARERKRMQGLNTAFDRLRKVVPQWGQDKKLSKYETLQMALSYIMALNRILTDASRHAAPQKDWLNLQFDDLQPETYSCFMCYNSPVENDCMHSSFSYHYESL
- the LOC109092162 gene encoding ATP synthase membrane subunit K, mitochondrial-like: MGGHDAGSQHQFTGIAKYFNSYTITEGRNCVLATYAGIAVIFLYFKLKPKKKKAVAAK